The following are encoded in a window of Gossypium raimondii isolate GPD5lz chromosome 13, ASM2569854v1, whole genome shotgun sequence genomic DNA:
- the LOC105782386 gene encoding synaptotagmin-4, with amino-acid sequence MELELKWDGNPNIVLNINTRLGVSLPVQMKNIGLTGVFRLIFKPLVDEFPCFGAVAYSLREKKDFDFKLKVVGSEVSTIPGISDAIEETIRDAMEDSIMWPVRKIIPILPGDYSDLELKPVGTLEVKLVQAKDLANKDMIGKSDPFAVVFVRPLRDKIKTSKTINNQLNPIWNEHYEFIVEDASTQHLTVRIFDDEGVQAPELIGCAQVALKDLEPGKVKDIWLKLVKDLVVQKDTKNRGQVQLELLYCPFGTESSIKNPFDPDFSLTSLEKALKTATAEKEGDRIMNQRKRDIIVRGVLTVTVIAAEDLPAVDFLGKADPFVVLTLKKAERTAMTRAANETLNPIWDQTFDFVVEDALHEMIIFEVWDYDILKKEKIGRCIMTLTRVLLEGEVQDSFQLDGAKSGKLLLHLKWVPQLVLRGA; translated from the exons ATGGAATTGGAATTGAAATGGGATGGTAACCCAAATATTGTGCTTAATATCAACACTAGACTTGGCGTTTCCCTACCTGTGCAG ATGAAAAATATTGGCCTCACTGGGGTCTTTAGGTTAATCTTCAAGCCACTTGTTGATGAGTTTCCTTGTTTTGGAGCTGTTGCATATTCCTTGAGAGAAAAG aaagattttgattttaaactTAAAGTTGTTGGAAGTGAAGTATCAACAATACCAGGGATTTCTGATGCTATTGAG GAGACAATTCGGGATGCTATGGAAGATTCTATAATGTGGCCAGTTAGGAAAATTATACCCATTTTGCCTGGGGATTACAG TGATCTGGAGCTGAAACCAGTTGGAACATTAGAAGTGAAGCTTGTGCAAGCCAAGGACCTAGCAAATAAGGACATGATTGGGAAATCTGATCCTTTCGCAGTCGTATTTGTGCGTCCACTTCGGGATAAAATTAAAACCAGTAAAACCATT AATAATCAATTGAATCCAATTTGGAATGAGCACTATGAGTTCATTGTAGAAGATGCATCCACTCAACACTTGACTGTAAGAATCTTTGACGATGAAGGGGTTCAAGCCCCTGAACTGATTGGCTGTGCTCAAGTGGCATTGAAGGACCTTGAGCCTGGTAAAGTGAAGGATATCTGGCTGAAACTGGTCAAGGACTTGGTTGTCCAAAAAGATACTAAAAACAGGGGTCAG GTGCAACTTGAGCTCCTTTACTGTCCTTTTGGCACAGAAAGCAGCATTAAGAACCCATTTGACCCTGATTTTTCATTAACATCATTGGAGAAGGCCCTTAAAACTGCAACTGCTGAAAAGGAGGGTGACAGAATAATGAATCAAAGGAAAAGAGATATCATTGTCAGAGGGGTACTGACAGTGACAGTCATAGCAGCTGAAGACTTGCCAGCAGTTGATTTTTTGGGAAAGGCAGACCCTTTTGTTGTCCTTACATTGAAGAAAGCTGAAAGAACAGCAATGACAAGG GCTGCTAATGAGACATTGAATCCAATTTGGGACCAGACATTCGACTTTGTTGTGGAGGATGCATTACATGAAATGATAATCTTTGAAGTCTGGGATTATGACATTTTAAAGAAG GAAAAAATTGGAAGATGTATTATGACACTCACTAGGGTTTTATTGGAAGGAGAAGTCCAAGACAGTTTCCAATTAGATGGTGCTAAATCAGGAAAACTTTTGCTCCATCTAAAATGGGTCCCTCAGTTAGTACTCCGTGGTGCTTGA
- the LOC105783840 gene encoding vesicle-associated membrane protein 711, producing the protein MAILYALVARGSVMLAEFTAASTNASAIARQILDKIPGDNDINVSYSQDRYIFHVKRTDGLTVLCMADESAGRRIPFAFLEDIHQRFVRTYGRAIFSALPYGMNDEFSRVLSQQMEYYSSDPNADRINRLKGEMGQVRNVMIENIDKVLERGDRLELLVDKTANMQGNTFRFRKQTRRLRNTVWWRNVKLTGALIILILIIIYVVLAFVCHGITLPTCIK; encoded by the exons ATGGCGATATTGTACGCGCTGGTCGCGCGTGGATCGGTGATGCTGGCGGAGTTCACGGCGGCGTCGACTAACGCCAGCGCGATCGCCAGGCAAATTCTAGACAAGATACCGGGTGACAACGACATTAACGTTTCGTATTCACAAGATCGATACATCTTCCACGTTAAACGCACCGATGGACTCACCGTTCTTTGTATGGCTGATGAAAGTGCCGGAA GGCGAATTCCTTTTGCGTTTCTTGAAGACATTCATCAGAGATTCGTTAGGACTTATGGCCGAGCAATATTTTCAGCCCTTCCTTATGGCATGAATGATGAATTTTCGAGGGTTTTGAGCCAGCAAATGGAATATTACTCGAGCGATCCTAATGCTGATAGGATAAATCGACTAAAAGGTGAAATGGGTCAG GTGCGAAACGTTATGATAGAGAACATCGACAAAGTCTTAGAGAGAGGTGATCGCTTGGAATTGCTGGTTGATAAAACTGCTAATATGCAAGGAAATACCTTTCGCTTCCGAAAGCAAACTCGCCGACTTAGAAACACAGTATGGTGGAGAAATGTCAAGCTTAC GGGTGCTCTGATAATCCTCAtcctaattattatttatgttgtgCTGGCTTTTGTTTGCCACGGTATCACGCTACCTACTTGCATAAAATGA